The following proteins are co-located in the Candidatus Methanogranum gryphiswaldense genome:
- a CDS encoding iron ABC transporter permease, translating into MEDPNPKNTYKTNSFKKISLIFFIAVMLCLLVIFTSFIGTDVSFTRSYEVIMDHICGITYAPGSPDWWADYYIWNNVLPGVVMCIIAGAGLAIGGCVMQSMMGNPLADPYTTGISSGACLGAVTAIIMGFSFSTVAGEYGIITNAFVCALIPAIIIVLFSKYINNSPATMILLGTAISYFFNALVTFIMIGTDSDTLQSAFLWQVGSVTNASWSDIPIMLTIVVISSLAVELASRKFNILALGDDSAKSLGLDVENFRILCLILLSVLIASIVSYTGIIGFVGLTSPHIARFLIGGNNRFVIPASMAIGALMLTSANVIARMLTSTADIPIGVIMAFIGSPIFLYLVIRKKSDREVI; encoded by the coding sequence TTGGAAGACCCGAACCCAAAAAATACCTACAAAACTAACTCTTTCAAAAAAATATCACTTATATTCTTCATAGCAGTGATGCTTTGCCTATTAGTGATATTTACATCATTCATAGGTACCGATGTCTCTTTTACCCGCTCCTATGAGGTCATAATGGATCACATATGTGGTATTACATACGCCCCGGGAAGTCCAGATTGGTGGGCGGATTACTACATCTGGAACAATGTCCTGCCTGGTGTCGTAATGTGCATAATTGCAGGAGCTGGCCTCGCCATTGGCGGATGTGTTATGCAAAGTATGATGGGGAATCCTTTAGCAGACCCTTATACTACAGGTATATCATCTGGTGCCTGTCTGGGAGCCGTTACCGCCATAATAATGGGATTCTCATTCTCAACGGTAGCTGGAGAATATGGTATCATCACCAATGCGTTCGTATGCGCATTGATACCTGCGATCATCATAGTCCTATTCTCAAAATACATAAATAACTCACCGGCGACCATGATCTTACTGGGCACTGCAATATCCTACTTTTTCAATGCATTGGTCACGTTCATAATGATCGGGACGGATAGTGACACACTCCAATCAGCATTCCTATGGCAGGTAGGATCCGTGACAAATGCCTCGTGGAGTGACATCCCAATAATGCTCACCATTGTGGTGATATCGTCGCTGGCCGTGGAATTGGCATCTAGAAAATTTAACATACTGGCATTAGGCGATGATAGTGCCAAAAGCCTTGGTCTTGATGTTGAGAACTTCAGAATATTGTGCCTTATACTCCTTTCCGTACTTATTGCTTCTATAGTGAGTTACACAGGCATAATCGGATTTGTTGGACTTACATCGCCACATATTGCTAGATTCTTGATCGGCGGTAACAATAGATTCGTAATACCCGCCTCAATGGCGATAGGCGCACTTATGCTCACATCTGCCAACGTTATCGCCCGTATGTTGACTTCGACTGCAGACATACCGATAGGCGTGATAATGGCTTTCATCGGCAGCCCCATATTCCTATATCTGGTAATAAGAAAAAAATCAGACAGAGAGGTGATCTGA
- a CDS encoding iron ABC transporter permease: MTDTAQIFKEKYLKSNRQKILFIAICIILVVLAFGYTLTIGFFKIGIIDTYKVIIDHITGNITDARADNIIWNTRLPEAIMAVVAGASLAAAGAVMQTMMRNPLADPYMMGVSSGASLGASVAIIFGICILPGIAGDNAIVINAFVLSLLPTALILVMYRKRSMTPTRMILSGIAIMYVFSAITTLLMVTASSETLDEIYRWRVGTLSGIEWSCIPLTIVITLLGLLFLMFQYRKYDILSTGDKISLTLGVDPKKVILFGSVVIALMTATIVSFTGTIGFIGLVGPHIARMFVGSDSKYLIPASASFGALFLLCADSIAKVSGSLGLPVGIISALIGCPLFIIILIKLNHKVWA, from the coding sequence ATCACCGATACGGCCCAGATATTCAAAGAAAAATATCTTAAAAGTAATCGCCAAAAGATACTATTCATAGCAATATGCATAATATTGGTCGTATTAGCTTTCGGATACACATTGACGATAGGTTTCTTTAAAATCGGGATTATTGATACTTATAAAGTCATAATAGATCATATAACCGGAAATATCACTGATGCTAGAGCAGACAATATAATCTGGAACACACGTCTTCCCGAAGCAATAATGGCCGTTGTCGCCGGTGCATCACTTGCGGCCGCTGGTGCCGTCATGCAAACAATGATGCGCAATCCCCTTGCAGATCCCTATATGATGGGTGTATCATCGGGTGCATCCCTCGGAGCTTCGGTTGCAATCATCTTTGGCATCTGCATATTACCTGGCATTGCCGGTGACAACGCCATCGTGATCAACGCTTTCGTTCTCTCACTGTTGCCTACAGCTTTGATACTAGTAATGTATCGGAAGAGAAGCATGACGCCTACAAGGATGATATTGTCGGGCATTGCAATAATGTATGTTTTCTCTGCGATAACGACACTTTTAATGGTCACTGCATCATCCGAAACACTCGATGAGATCTACAGATGGCGGGTTGGAACACTATCCGGTATAGAATGGTCGTGCATACCTCTTACAATAGTAATTACTCTATTGGGATTGTTATTCTTGATGTTCCAGTACAGAAAATATGATATACTGTCCACAGGCGATAAAATTTCTTTAACACTTGGCGTCGACCCGAAAAAGGTCATACTTTTCGGTAGCGTCGTAATAGCGCTTATGACCGCTACGATAGTGAGCTTCACAGGTACTATTGGATTCATAGGACTTGTTGGACCGCACATAGCTAGGATGTTCGTCGGCTCCGATTCCAAATATCTGATACCTGCATCCGCATCTTTTGGAGCCCTATTCTTGCTTTGTGCCGATTCCATTGCTAAAGTATCTGGATCTTTAGGATTGCCAGTAGGCATTATCAGTGCCCTGATCGGCTGTCCACTTTTTATCATCATACTCATAAAATTAAATCATAAAGTCTGGGCATAA
- the cobN gene encoding cobaltochelatase subunit CobN translates to MKIKVVSVSVQSSDARSLTEPLKKMGKELDLEYDIYCVNCEDADEDLLIYQELERKTRDADFVFIRCMADVSRFNKYEKYEKALKECDGFVFLNSGNLEVTMMHRDLFKGSDDDFILLRNFAMNRGPENDHGLLRWAAVALGLTNLPVPAPVEQRSSGIYHPNFPKDVTADHYFKTLTPRKLKIGIMFTSSLWSYDNMDHIDSLIRCLESYEMNTIPIFFSATSFSVDGVEGTRSSVEKYFIKDENVIVDALIVCTPFSQLVNSRKIQGVGTKDSENYYHTLLDVPVIHAISVTGDYHDFEQDQIGLGKHDISANVAWPEIDGQIIAVPICYTPKKGGLKRAVPIQDRIEHISRLAKGWATLRHKPISERKVAILLYQSRPNSGNIGGAAGLDSIESVSDLMKKMYDLGYHVEGVPDSGKELIDEILNGVTNDLDNISSENMRKKAADLVNSKEYKQQFSNIPEFDQIMTKNDWGEPPGTICIDGNEIVIPGLIKGNIFIGYQPLRGWADKMESNCHDPTLFAQHQYIAYYKWIRNTFKADLLMHIGTHGTLEWLPGKNVGLSEKCDPDLILDGLPNLYPYIIDDPGEGIQTKRRTESVVIGHMCPTMARAGIYEELDQVNIPLQEYFKSRNIASQDRKDVMISQIYEAAKEHDLLSDLGITEDPGSQGFEPYVGKLHDYITEIKDALIRADLHVLGRSPKEHHMDETVYSLMRLDNGGIPSLRYSFAENMGIDLRKIIDDPSGTSNGEVNSIAIDRVDDELQAFIIKMREMEYDRIKCLEEIQRRYNTVSEKLIESISYTCDTLVPNILRMTDEIDNIMLGLDGRYVLPGPSGAPTRGNASILPMGRNYYGLDPDTVPNHASWVIGSKMADQMIEHYVKEKGEYPREIGFILWATDTMKTGGDDISYILWLMGVKPIWSKEGGQVIDLEVISLEELERPRIDVTVHITGLFRDTFPNLIDLIDTAVKMVGDLDESEEDNALAANLRKDMIDSIANGLSPEEARKKNSVRVFGAPPGAYGTGVNKMIESSTWKTVNDLADMYIDWCSHGYAKGDYGMNLKDEFIKRFSKVSVTVKNMPDREIDLLDCDDVYEYLGGMNAFVRAYGKKDAISVMGDSSDPNRLKIRDTAEECKFVFRSKILNPKFMSGLKEHDYRGASELANITEYVMAWDATSDIVDDWMYEGMAEKFLFDEETQKWMQDVNIHAMMNILNRLQEAIERGLWNASDDMKDRIKDLYMKTEEKIEEVTDR, encoded by the coding sequence ATGAAGATCAAAGTCGTGTCTGTATCGGTTCAAAGCTCTGATGCACGTTCCCTGACAGAACCCTTGAAAAAAATGGGAAAAGAACTGGATCTGGAATATGACATATACTGTGTAAACTGTGAAGATGCAGACGAAGATCTGCTGATATACCAGGAGCTTGAAAGAAAGACCAGAGATGCGGATTTCGTATTCATACGATGTATGGCCGATGTCTCGAGATTCAACAAATACGAAAAATACGAAAAAGCATTGAAAGAATGCGATGGATTCGTTTTCCTTAACTCTGGAAATCTAGAAGTTACGATGATGCACCGTGATTTATTCAAAGGTTCAGATGATGACTTCATCCTTTTGAGAAATTTTGCAATGAACAGAGGGCCGGAGAACGACCATGGACTTCTACGTTGGGCCGCCGTGGCACTGGGTTTAACTAATTTACCTGTACCGGCTCCGGTAGAGCAGAGATCGTCTGGAATATATCATCCAAATTTTCCAAAGGATGTCACAGCCGATCACTATTTTAAAACACTCACACCTAGAAAATTAAAGATCGGGATAATGTTCACCAGCAGTCTGTGGTCATATGACAATATGGACCACATCGACTCACTCATAAGATGCCTTGAGAGCTATGAAATGAATACAATACCCATTTTCTTCTCGGCTACATCTTTTAGTGTAGACGGCGTTGAAGGCACAAGATCCAGTGTAGAAAAATATTTCATAAAAGATGAAAATGTGATCGTTGATGCTCTCATAGTATGCACTCCTTTTTCACAACTTGTAAACTCCAGAAAGATCCAAGGCGTAGGAACAAAAGATTCAGAGAATTACTACCACACATTGTTGGACGTACCTGTGATACATGCCATTAGTGTGACAGGAGATTATCACGATTTCGAACAAGACCAAATAGGTCTAGGAAAACATGATATTTCTGCCAATGTAGCATGGCCAGAGATCGACGGGCAAATAATTGCTGTACCGATATGCTACACTCCAAAAAAGGGCGGATTAAAACGGGCCGTACCGATACAAGACAGGATAGAGCATATATCTCGTCTTGCGAAAGGATGGGCAACACTGAGACATAAGCCGATCTCGGAAAGAAAGGTCGCTATACTTCTATATCAATCACGTCCCAACTCTGGTAACATAGGCGGAGCTGCAGGACTGGATTCCATTGAGAGTGTATCGGATCTCATGAAAAAAATGTACGATCTGGGATATCATGTTGAAGGCGTTCCTGACTCTGGAAAGGAATTGATAGATGAGATATTGAATGGCGTCACAAACGATCTTGATAATATTTCATCAGAAAATATGAGAAAAAAAGCTGCAGACCTTGTAAATTCAAAAGAATACAAACAACAATTTTCGAATATCCCTGAATTTGACCAGATCATGACAAAAAATGATTGGGGAGAACCGCCGGGAACAATATGCATAGATGGAAATGAAATCGTGATACCTGGCCTCATAAAAGGAAATATTTTCATCGGATATCAGCCACTAAGAGGATGGGCCGATAAGATGGAATCAAACTGTCATGATCCCACACTATTCGCACAACATCAGTATATCGCTTATTACAAATGGATAAGAAACACCTTCAAAGCAGATCTTCTTATGCACATAGGCACACATGGAACTTTGGAATGGCTTCCGGGAAAAAATGTGGGACTTTCTGAAAAATGCGATCCCGATCTTATACTTGACGGCCTTCCAAACCTATACCCTTACATAATTGATGACCCAGGAGAAGGAATACAAACCAAGCGTAGAACAGAATCGGTTGTCATTGGACACATGTGCCCTACTATGGCACGCGCTGGTATATATGAAGAATTGGACCAAGTCAATATCCCTCTTCAAGAATATTTCAAATCAAGAAACATAGCTTCACAGGATAGAAAGGATGTCATGATCTCGCAGATATATGAAGCTGCAAAGGAACACGATCTTTTAAGCGACCTTGGCATAACAGAAGACCCGGGCTCTCAAGGATTCGAACCTTATGTCGGCAAACTTCATGATTACATCACTGAGATCAAAGATGCATTGATCAGAGCCGATCTTCATGTTTTAGGAAGATCCCCGAAAGAACATCACATGGACGAAACCGTATACTCCCTGATGAGATTGGATAACGGTGGAATACCGTCCCTCCGTTATTCTTTTGCAGAGAACATGGGTATCGATCTCAGAAAAATAATTGATGATCCGTCTGGTACATCCAATGGGGAAGTCAATAGTATTGCAATAGATCGGGTCGATGACGAACTTCAGGCATTCATAATAAAAATGAGGGAAATGGAATATGACCGGATAAAATGCTTAGAGGAGATCCAAAGAAGATACAATACTGTCTCTGAAAAACTCATTGAATCAATATCCTACACATGCGATACGCTTGTGCCTAATATACTAAGGATGACAGACGAAATCGATAACATCATGCTCGGACTCGATGGAAGATATGTACTCCCGGGTCCTTCTGGGGCTCCTACCCGCGGTAACGCCTCGATACTGCCAATGGGAAGGAACTATTATGGACTGGATCCTGACACTGTCCCCAATCATGCGTCATGGGTGATTGGCAGCAAGATGGCAGACCAGATGATCGAACATTATGTTAAGGAAAAAGGAGAATACCCTCGTGAGATCGGATTCATACTCTGGGCAACTGACACGATGAAGACGGGTGGAGACGACATATCGTACATCCTTTGGCTCATGGGCGTGAAACCCATATGGTCAAAAGAAGGTGGACAGGTAATAGATCTGGAAGTGATTTCGCTTGAAGAACTTGAACGTCCGAGGATAGATGTTACCGTCCACATAACTGGGCTTTTCAGAGACACTTTCCCTAACCTTATCGATCTGATAGACACTGCCGTAAAAATGGTCGGCGACCTAGATGAATCTGAAGAGGACAATGCTTTGGCGGCAAATCTCAGAAAAGATATGATCGATAGCATTGCCAACGGCCTAAGTCCTGAGGAAGCTAGAAAAAAGAATTCCGTACGTGTGTTCGGAGCCCCTCCTGGGGCTTACGGCACTGGTGTGAACAAGATGATCGAATCCAGCACTTGGAAGACCGTCAACGACCTTGCAGACATGTACATCGACTGGTGCAGCCATGGATATGCAAAAGGAGACTATGGCATGAACCTCAAGGATGAATTCATCAAAAGATTCAGCAAAGTGAGTGTCACGGTCAAGAACATGCCAGACAGGGAAATAGACCTATTGGACTGCGATGACGTCTATGAATATCTGGGTGGAATGAATGCTTTCGTACGTGCATATGGCAAAAAAGATGCGATATCTGTTATGGGGGACAGTTCCGACCCCAACAGACTAAAGATAAGGGATACCGCAGAAGAGTGCAAATTCGTTTTCAGAAGCAAGATATTGAACCCAAAATTCATGTCAGGACTTAAGGAACATGATTACCGCGGAGCATCAGAACTTGCCAACATTACGGAATATGTTATGGCCTGGGACGCAACATCAGATATTGTAGACGATTGGATGTATGAAGGGATGGCAGAAAAATTCCTATTCGATGAAGAAACACAAAAATGGATGCAAGACGTCAATATACACGCCATGATGAATATCCTTAATCGTCTTCAAGAGGCAATAGAAAGAGGCCTATGGAATGCATCTGATGACATGAAAGATAGGATCAAAGACCTATACATGAAAACGGAAGAAAAAATAGAAGAAGTCACAGATCGCTGA
- a CDS encoding AAA family ATPase yields the protein MSIDEPVLFPFTSIVGQENMKKALLLNVIDPSIGGVLIKGEKGTAKSTTVRSMAQILPSRVVVKGCPFRCDFYNEERYCPYCRKRVADNEKLEPISVPMRVTELPLSSTEDRVSGTLDLEHVLKTGEKKFEPGVLATANGNILYVDEVNLLDDHLVDLLLDSAAMGINYVEREGISFAHPARFVLIGTMNPEEGDLRPQLLDRFGLSIDIIGERDVKKRAEVVKRRLSFDMDPKKYVDSCSKDIDVMRAKIIRAKEILPTIEIDDDFVDMVVSVMIHFGVDGHRADITLMKASKANAALEGRTNVTKEDIYATAELVLSHRLKRRPFEDSSLDQEELKKCLQSL from the coding sequence ATGTCGATCGATGAACCAGTACTTTTTCCATTCACGAGTATAGTCGGCCAAGAGAATATGAAAAAAGCACTTCTTTTGAATGTAATAGATCCCAGTATCGGAGGAGTGCTCATCAAAGGGGAAAAAGGTACTGCAAAATCCACGACCGTGAGGTCGATGGCACAGATATTGCCTTCGCGCGTAGTAGTGAAAGGCTGTCCATTCCGTTGCGATTTCTACAATGAAGAAAGATATTGCCCATACTGTCGTAAACGTGTGGCCGACAATGAAAAACTAGAACCTATATCTGTACCAATGAGGGTGACAGAACTTCCGTTAAGTTCCACGGAGGACAGGGTATCTGGAACATTAGATCTGGAACATGTCCTTAAAACAGGTGAGAAGAAATTCGAGCCAGGTGTACTTGCAACTGCGAACGGCAATATCCTCTATGTCGATGAGGTCAATCTTCTGGACGACCATCTTGTGGATCTCCTTCTCGATTCTGCGGCAATGGGCATCAACTATGTGGAAAGGGAGGGCATATCATTTGCACACCCAGCAAGATTCGTTCTCATTGGTACGATGAATCCTGAAGAAGGGGACCTCAGACCTCAACTTCTAGATAGATTCGGATTGTCCATAGATATTATTGGGGAACGGGACGTAAAGAAAAGAGCTGAAGTGGTAAAACGCAGACTATCATTCGATATGGATCCAAAAAAATATGTAGATTCTTGTTCCAAAGATATAGATGTAATGAGAGCGAAGATCATCAGAGCCAAAGAGATATTACCGACAATTGAGATAGATGATGACTTTGTCGATATGGTTGTATCCGTGATGATACATTTCGGAGTAGACGGCCATAGGGCAGACATCACACTCATGAAGGCCTCAAAGGCCAATGCCGCATTGGAAGGAAGAACGAATGTCACTAAAGAGGACATATACGCTACAGCAGAACTCGTTCTGTCCCACCGCTTGAAAAGACGGCCATTCGAAGACTCTAGCCTCGACCAAGAGGAGCTAAAAAAATGCCTGCAGAGCCTTTGA
- a CDS encoding VWA domain-containing protein, protein MPAEPLTCIYPISAIVGMENAKIALECALINPSIHSVLLRGSEGTAKSTTARAIAGITSKKVITCPLGISEEQLFGGLDLEKAMRTGKTESDAGLLTKANENILYIDDVNLMEKTTLASIFDVVLTGMAKVERGPISRTYSCNTILIATMNPEGSDLDPHMLDRFDLCSYIEPTDEICRKEILNRNIDFCNDPIAFSKLYKKEENETIAKIRRAEQILPTVTISDEIILIISELCIRLGADGCRGDISMVNCARTLAAMNGRDEVIRKDVEAAAILCLAHRRNNNPPPPPKQQTPENQKNDQNELPSEHNQKEDQNSPEPPQIEKDDHNNESVEPEEQELPDIDDIMFEIGKQFRVIDYLDSYERLPSRTKTRKGRRAIAESGDGTGRYARSRIPFGQSKDIAFDATILAAAPYQRTRESNGLSIVINKQDLREKVRERRSGCTLIFLVDASGSLGVKRRMATVKGAILSMLRESYVKRDRIGLIAFRRDSADVILPPTRSVEYSYKKLEELPTGGKTPLGEALNKVDDYMNSYARCHTGERCFVILVTDGRANVPLKEGTDANDEVQRIAKKIKIPGIRWIVVDAGISYPHFDNAERLAENLNARYFRLEDLDADRFAKNIKSAIDS, encoded by the coding sequence ATGCCTGCAGAGCCTTTGACGTGCATTTATCCAATATCTGCGATCGTAGGCATGGAGAATGCGAAGATAGCGTTAGAATGTGCACTCATAAATCCTTCTATCCATTCCGTACTTTTGCGTGGAAGTGAGGGCACTGCAAAAAGCACAACCGCACGTGCAATAGCTGGAATAACATCTAAAAAGGTTATAACTTGTCCTCTGGGAATATCAGAAGAACAACTTTTCGGAGGTCTTGATCTGGAAAAGGCCATGAGGACCGGAAAGACCGAATCTGATGCGGGACTTTTAACAAAAGCAAACGAGAATATACTTTACATAGACGATGTGAATCTTATGGAAAAGACAACATTGGCATCGATATTCGATGTTGTTCTTACAGGTATGGCCAAAGTAGAAAGGGGACCAATATCAAGGACGTACTCATGCAATACGATCCTGATAGCAACCATGAATCCTGAAGGTTCTGACCTAGACCCACACATGTTGGATAGATTCGATCTATGTTCATATATTGAACCAACGGATGAAATATGCCGCAAAGAAATCTTGAATAGAAATATTGACTTCTGTAACGATCCCATAGCTTTTTCAAAACTTTACAAAAAAGAAGAAAATGAGACCATTGCAAAAATTAGAAGAGCCGAACAAATCCTACCAACGGTCACAATATCGGATGAGATAATATTGATAATTTCCGAACTATGCATAAGACTGGGCGCAGATGGATGCCGCGGTGATATTTCAATGGTAAACTGTGCAAGAACGCTTGCAGCCATGAATGGAAGAGACGAGGTCATAAGAAAAGATGTGGAAGCAGCAGCCATACTTTGTCTAGCGCACAGACGCAACAACAATCCGCCTCCTCCTCCCAAACAACAGACACCAGAGAATCAAAAAAACGATCAAAACGAACTTCCATCAGAACATAATCAGAAAGAAGATCAGAACTCCCCTGAACCCCCTCAAATCGAAAAAGACGATCATAATAACGAATCCGTTGAACCTGAAGAACAAGAATTACCGGATATTGATGATATCATGTTCGAGATAGGCAAACAGTTCCGCGTAATTGACTACCTTGATTCTTATGAAAGATTGCCTTCCAGAACAAAGACCCGCAAAGGTCGCAGAGCTATCGCTGAGAGCGGTGACGGTACAGGGAGATATGCACGCTCCAGGATCCCGTTCGGTCAATCCAAGGACATAGCATTTGATGCTACTATACTGGCGGCTGCCCCCTATCAAAGAACCAGAGAAAGCAATGGATTATCCATTGTCATCAACAAACAAGACCTACGTGAAAAAGTGCGTGAAAGACGTAGCGGATGCACATTGATCTTCCTTGTCGATGCCAGCGGTTCATTGGGAGTAAAAAGAAGGATGGCGACTGTAAAAGGAGCCATATTGTCCATGTTGCGTGAAAGTTATGTGAAGCGCGATAGGATCGGACTCATTGCTTTCAGAAGGGATTCAGCCGATGTCATCCTCCCACCTACCAGATCGGTCGAGTACAGTTATAAGAAACTGGAAGAATTACCAACTGGTGGAAAAACCCCATTGGGAGAGGCATTGAATAAGGTCGATGACTACATGAATTCATATGCCAGGTGTCATACCGGTGAAAGATGTTTTGTGATTCTGGTAACAGATGGGAGAGCGAATGTACCGCTCAAAGAAGGCACAGATGCTAACGATGAAGTACAGAGAATAGCGAAAAAGATCAAGATACCAGGAATAAGATGGATAGTGGTGGATGCAGGCATAAGTTACCCTCACTTCGATAATGCAGAAAGACTTGCGGAAAACCTTAATGCTAGATACTTCAGATTAGAAGATCTGGATGCCGACCGTTTCGCTAAAAACATTAAATCTGCAATAGATTCATGA
- a CDS encoding ABC transporter substrate-binding protein, with product MANTKLIAVVVILVVVAAGTGLYFLNNSNDSSNYRSDDDTGRLMIYGNANNDDYLDEDDVATLEKVISGELEATTYSDANLDGKVDQSDIDMVEKMIDRESMEIYYDYYYGGNLLQGQVSYPITSACIVGTSVLLAMKSIGAEEDIVCISGGTIDSTLYSDIVDLPTVSDSLFKANVEEVSKYTVSAIITSDSSSFLTNYSDFETAGIDVVRISASDGIESISGVITLGYLLQCEDRANAYAQFCDEVIDYVQSKIGSDVLSDDDRVTALSVTMTNYVGGTSSDYYAATELAGAINLADWSETTKRFNIGDEWLLESKYQADYIVHVRSIGYGTYTSEQLVTIWDTYSQYFTAMDAYEDGNYLILNGNMPVPVRIAYMASIFYPDLFGSDYGAQVHQTFIDNFVDNLHESGYDVTTDGIFVLTSDMIAATSN from the coding sequence ATGGCAAATACAAAATTGATTGCAGTTGTCGTTATCTTGGTCGTAGTAGCTGCAGGTACGGGTCTTTATTTTTTGAATAATAGTAATGACAGTAGCAACTACAGATCTGATGATGATACAGGTCGTCTTATGATATACGGTAATGCGAATAACGATGATTATTTGGATGAGGATGATGTGGCAACATTGGAGAAGGTAATATCTGGTGAGCTTGAAGCTACCACCTATTCAGATGCCAATCTGGACGGTAAGGTCGACCAATCTGATATCGATATGGTCGAGAAGATGATAGATCGTGAATCCATGGAGATCTATTATGATTATTATTACGGTGGCAATCTTTTACAAGGTCAGGTAAGTTATCCTATAACTTCTGCGTGCATTGTTGGGACCAGTGTCCTTCTCGCTATGAAATCGATTGGAGCCGAAGAGGATATCGTTTGTATATCTGGTGGTACTATAGACAGTACACTTTATTCGGATATTGTAGATCTACCTACTGTAAGTGACAGCCTATTCAAGGCCAATGTGGAGGAAGTATCAAAATACACAGTCTCTGCAATAATAACTTCAGATAGTTCATCATTTCTAACAAATTATTCTGATTTTGAGACGGCAGGAATAGATGTTGTAAGGATATCGGCTTCAGATGGTATCGAATCTATCAGCGGTGTCATCACATTAGGATATTTACTTCAGTGTGAGGATCGTGCCAATGCATATGCACAGTTTTGTGACGAGGTCATAGATTATGTGCAATCCAAGATTGGATCGGATGTCCTCTCTGATGACGATCGTGTGACCGCACTAAGTGTTACAATGACCAACTATGTCGGTGGAACATCATCCGATTACTATGCCGCCACTGAACTTGCAGGCGCTATAAATCTTGCAGATTGGTCGGAGACGACAAAGAGATTCAATATCGGAGACGAATGGTTGTTGGAAAGTAAGTATCAGGCAGATTACATAGTACATGTGAGGAGTATAGGGTATGGCACATACACCTCCGAGCAATTGGTAACGATATGGGATACATATTCGCAATATTTCACAGCAATGGATGCTTATGAGGATGGCAATTACCTGATATTGAACGGTAATATGCCAGTTCCTGTTAGGATCGCATATATGGCATCAATATTCTATCCTGATCTCTTCGGAAGCGATTACGGAGCACAGGTCCATCAGACCTTTATCGATAACTTCGTTGACAATCTACATGAGTCAGGGTATGATGTGACCACCGATGGCATATTCGTGCTTACAAGCGATATGATTGCCGCGACCTCCAATTAA